TCGGTCGCACTGGGTGAGCACCTCGCCGCCGGAGCAGAACTCGTCCGCGACCGGCTTGCCGAGGTGGGCCGCACGGCGCGGCAGGTGTTGGCCGACGTGCCCGGATGGCGAGTGGTGGAACGCGTCGATGAACCCACTGCGATCACGACTTTGGAACCCACCGATGGTGCCGATCCGGTCGCAGTGCGGGCCTGGTTGATCGCCGAGCGCGGCATCGTCACCACCGCATGCGAACTTGCGCGGGCGCCGTTTGAGATGACCAAGCCGGTGCTGCGGGTGTCCCCGCATGTCGACACCACGGCCGAGGACCTGGAGCAGTTCGCCGAGGTGCTGCGGACCGCGCCCTAGCGTCGCATCAGTGCCAGTGCGGCGTCGCGAGCCCGGTGTGCGGTATCGGGCGTACCGAAGATCGCCGCCGTGACGATCGCTCCCTCGGCCAGGAGCGCGACCTGCTGGCCCAGCTCCCCGGCGTTTGCCGTGCTTTCCACCAAACCGGTGAGGTAGTCGTGGAACGCCTTCTTGTGGTGGCGGGCTTGTTCGGCGACATCGGGTGAAATGGCCCCGAGTTCGCCGAACGAGTTGATGAAAGCGCAACCGCGGTAACCGGGTTCGGAGAACCAGCCGTGGAGCCAGTCGAACACCGCGGCAATTCGCTCATGAGTGTCTGTGCGCGTGTTCACATACGCCTCAAGGGCCTGCTGCCAACGTGAATCACGTTGGCGCAGAAACTCGATGACAAGCTGGTCTTTCGAGGGAAACAGTTGGTACAGCCGTTTGAGTGAGACGCCTGAGGCATTGCGTACGGCGTCCATGCCGACCGCTTGTATGCCCCGGCTGTAAAACAGCTCCTCGGCCGCGTCGAGCACCTTCTCTCGTGCCGCTGTCTCGTCCAACTTGCTCACCTTCTTGCGCGGAGAACCAACGTTCTCTAGTGTAGCAACCAGCAGAGAACGATCGTTCTCCAACCGGAAGGAGTCAGAGATGTCCGAAGGCAACCGCCCACCCTTGCCACCGTTCACCCTGGAGAGCGCGATCGAGAAGGTCCGCCTCGCCGAGGATGGTTGGAACACCCGCAACCCTCACAAAGTGGCGCTCGCCTACACCGTGGACTCCCGTTGGCGTAATCGAGCCGAGTTCGTCACGGGCCGGGATCAGATCGTGGCGTTCCTGACGCGCAAGTGGGCCACCGAACTCGAATACCGCCTCATCAAAGAACTCTGGGCTCACGACGGCAATCGGATCGCCGTGCGGTTCGCCTACGAGCACCGCGACGACTCCGGCAACTGGTTCCGGTCCTACGGCAACGAGAACTGGGAGTTCGGCGAGCACGGCTTGATGTATGCGCGCCACGCGTCGATCAACACCGCGCCGATCGCCGAATCCGAGCGCAAGTTCTTCTGGCCACTCGGCCGCCGGCCCGACGATCATCCGGGCCTCAGTGATTTCGGATTCTGACGGCGAGTGTCAGTGCCGTGACCTAGACTCGAACACATGTTCGACACCGAGTTCGACCCGGCAGCGCCGGCCCGGCTCGTTGGTGACCTCACTGACACCGCTCGTGCCGAAGCGCGGTTGATGGCAGCGCGGACGGCGGCTGTGGCGGATCTGTTGGCGCAGCGGACCGCCGAGTTGAATGTCGAGGGTGTGCACCCGAACTACATGATCCTCACCGGGTTCGCGCGTACCAGCGCCGAAGTAGGTGCGGCGTTGAACCTCACTCCGGGCGCAGCCAGTCGGCTCGTCGGGCAGGCCGAGGCCCTGCGCGATCGCTTGCCACGATTGGCCGGGTTGTTGGCCAACGCGCAGACTGATTGGCGCACTGTCGAAATCGTGATCGCGCGTACCCGGTTCGTCGCCCCGAGGGTGATGGTTCAGATCGATTCCGAACTGGCCGAGGAAATCGGCGAGTGGCAGTGCTGGTCCGACGGGCGTATCACCACCACGGTTGATGCCAAGGTGACGTTGCTGAATCCGGACGCGATCGCCCAACGCGAACATGCCATCGACCGGCGCCGAGTCAATGTGAAGCCGTTGGGTGACGGCACGGCCAAGATCGACGCCATCGTCACGACTCGCGCCGGATTGACCTTTGACGCGAAGCTCTCGGAGATGTCGGCCGGGTTGTGCGCGAAAGACCCGCGCAGTAAGGACCAGCGCCGCTCCGATGCGATCGAAGCCCTGGCCCAAGGGCGGGAGCTGTCGTGTGAATGTGGCACTGCTGACTGTCCGGCACGGTCGACAGCCGAGCCGCCGGAACCGGTCAAGGTCGTGGTCAACGTGATAGCCGAGCGTGACACTGTGGTGAGCGACGGTGCGGCCTCAGGGTACGTGTGTGGCTTCGGTGTGATCGACGCCGAGCAGGTTCGAGAGTTTGCCGACCAGGGCACCATGCGGTTGGTGACCGAACCGAAGGTCGACGCGGCGGCCGCGCTGCGCTACCAGCCGACGGTGTCAGTGCAGCGCTGGGTCCGTTGCCGCGACCTGACGTGCCGCTTCCCCGGATGCGAGCAATCGGCCGAGGATTGCGACCTCGACCATACGGTGCCTTTCGACCACAATGCCCCGGCGCACGGCGGCCTGACCGTGCCGGAGAACCTGAAGTGTCTGTGCCGTTTTCATCACCGGCTCAAGACTTTCGGCGGTTGGCATGACGAGCAGTATCCGGACGGCACCGTCATATGGACCTCACCGAGCGGCCGAGAATATCGGACCACGCCGGGTGGGGCGGATCTGTTCAACAGCTTCCGACCCGCACCGTGTCGCGCGCCCGCACCTGCCCCGGCTCCCAAGCTCAGCCGCGCAGCACGACTCGGACAGAGCCGGGCCAAGAACCGGCGACTCCGTCCCGTCAACGAGGCCTACCGCTACACCCA
This genomic window from Mycolicibacterium neworleansense contains:
- a CDS encoding TetR/AcrR family transcriptional regulator — its product is MSKLDETAAREKVLDAAEELFYSRGIQAVGMDAVRNASGVSLKRLYQLFPSKDQLVIEFLRQRDSRWQQALEAYVNTRTDTHERIAAVFDWLHGWFSEPGYRGCAFINSFGELGAISPDVAEQARHHKKAFHDYLTGLVESTANAGELGQQVALLAEGAIVTAAIFGTPDTAHRARDAALALMRR
- a CDS encoding nuclear transport factor 2 family protein; the encoded protein is MSEGNRPPLPPFTLESAIEKVRLAEDGWNTRNPHKVALAYTVDSRWRNRAEFVTGRDQIVAFLTRKWATELEYRLIKELWAHDGNRIAVRFAYEHRDDSGNWFRSYGNENWEFGEHGLMYARHASINTAPIAESERKFFWPLGRRPDDHPGLSDFGF
- a CDS encoding HNH endonuclease signature motif containing protein, with product MFDTEFDPAAPARLVGDLTDTARAEARLMAARTAAVADLLAQRTAELNVEGVHPNYMILTGFARTSAEVGAALNLTPGAASRLVGQAEALRDRLPRLAGLLANAQTDWRTVEIVIARTRFVAPRVMVQIDSELAEEIGEWQCWSDGRITTTVDAKVTLLNPDAIAQREHAIDRRRVNVKPLGDGTAKIDAIVTTRAGLTFDAKLSEMSAGLCAKDPRSKDQRRSDAIEALAQGRELSCECGTADCPARSTAEPPEPVKVVVNVIAERDTVVSDGAASGYVCGFGVIDAEQVREFADQGTMRLVTEPKVDAAAALRYQPTVSVQRWVRCRDLTCRFPGCEQSAEDCDLDHTVPFDHNAPAHGGLTVPENLKCLCRFHHRLKTFGGWHDEQYPDGTVIWTSPSGREYRTTPGGADLFNSFRPAPCRAPAPAPAPKLSRAARLGQSRAKNRRLRPVNEAYRYTQKARRRELDRRRNRNRMRVTLKLFKGDEPSTSPYCTWINDPFDPEELPPDWQPPPPPPPDPQDPPF